From Solanum lycopersicum chromosome 4, SLM_r2.1:
TGCTGGTTTCACAAGCTGCACTTAGCTTTATTCAAGGTATGTGATTACGTATTTCAGTGGCCAGCTTCcagtatttaaattttcatctttaacAGATGTTCAACTGAATATATTCAGGAGTAAGTTACACTGTTCCGGAGGAAGTGAAAGCTGCCGGGTTCCAAATATGTGGCGATGAGTTGGGATCAATAGTCGAGGGCCACAATTTGAGGAAGCTAAAAGTTCATGGTGCGGTTGAGGGTATTGCAAAAAAGCTATCAACATCAACCACCAATGGTATTTGTACTTCTGCTGATTTGCTTAGCCGACGAAAAGAAATATATGGGATCAATAAGTTTATTGAGAGCCCACCAAGGGGCTTCTGGATTTTTGTATGGGAAGCTCTTCAAGATACAACCCTCATGATACTTGGTGTTTGTGCTTTTGTATCGTTGGTTGTTGGCATAATGACTGAAGGATGGCCGAAGGGTGCACATGATGGACTTGGTATTGTTGCAAGTATCCTGCTGGTTGTATTTGTTACTGCTACAAGCGACTATAGACAGTCTTTACAGTTTAAGGATTTagataaagagaagaaaaagattaCAGTTCAGGTCACTAGAAATGGCTACAGgcaaaaaatatcaatatatgatTTACTTCCTGGTGATATTGTTCATCTTGCTATTGGGGATCAGGTACCAGCTGATGGACTCTTCCTCTCTGGATTTTCTTTGTTGATAGACGAATCAAGCTTAACAGGGGAGAGTGAACCCATTAATGTAACTGCTGAAAATCCTTTTCTCCTCTCTGGAACCAAAGTTCGTGATGGCTCGTGTAAAATGCTTATCACTACTGTTGGGATGAGAACCCAGTGGGGTAAACTGATGGCTACTCTTAGTGAAGGAGGAGATGATGAGACCCCATTGCAGGTTAAACTGAATGGAGTGGCAACTATTATTGGTAAAATAGGTCTGTTTTTTGCTGTCATCACATTCGCTGTGTTGGTGCAAGGCTTATATAGCCGCAAACTAGGGGAAGGGTCCCAGTGGAGCTGGTCTATGGATGATGCCCAAGAAATGCTGGAATACTTTGCCATTGCAGTTACAATTGTTGTGGTTGCTGTTCCTGAGGGGCTTCCTTTGGCTGTGACATTGAGTCTAGCATTTGctatgaagaagatgatgaatgATAAGGCACTTGTGCGCCATTTGGCTGCTTGTGAGACAATGGGTTCTGCAACTACCATCTGTAGTGACAAGACTGGGACATTAACGACTAATCATATGACAGTTGTAAAAGCATGCATTTGCGGTAAAATCATAGAAACTGAAAGCTCTAAGGATGGTTCTAATATCTGCTCTGAAGTTTCTAATTCTGCATTGAAAATACTAATCCAGTCTATATTCAATAATACCGGGGGAGAAATAGTAAAGAATGAAGatggaaaaattgaaattctGGGAACACCGACTGAAACTGCTCTTTTGGAGTTTGGTCTTTTGCTTGGAGGGAATTTCCAGGAAGAGCGTCAATCATCTAGACTTGTAAAGGTTGAGCCATTCAATTCAACGAAGAAGAGAATGGGTGTAGTTATAGAACTTCCTGGAAAAGGTCTCCGTGCACACTGTAAAGGAGCATCTGAAATAATTTTGGCTTCATGTGACAGTTTCCTAAACTCTAGCGGTGAGGTTGTTCCCCTAGATGAAGCTTCAATTAACCATCTGAATGATACGATTGACCTATTTGCTAATGAAGCTCTTCGAACTCTTTGCCTTGCCTACAAGGACATCGGTGATGAGTACCCTGCTGAAACTCCTATCCCCTTTGAGGGATATACCTGCATAGGAATTGTAGGCATTAAAGATCCCGTTCGTCCTGGTGTTAAGGAGTCTGTCGCAATCTGTAGATCAGCTGGAATCACTGTGAGAATGGTCACTGGAGACAACATAAATACTGCTAAGGCTATTGCTAGAGAATGTGGAATTCTGACTGATGATGGTGTTGCGATCGA
This genomic window contains:
- the LOC101260132 gene encoding calcium-transporting ATPase 1 isoform X1; this translates as MEDYIKDNYGEVKPKNSSEEALQRWRKLCWLVKNPKRRFRFTANLSKRFEARAIQRSNQEKLRVAVLVSQAALSFIQGVSYTVPEEVKAAGFQICGDELGSIVEGHNLRKLKVHGAVEGIAKKLSTSTTNGICTSADLLSRRKEIYGINKFIESPPRGFWIFVWEALQDTTLMILGVCAFVSLVVGIMTEGWPKGAHDGLGIVASILLVVFVTATSDYRQSLQFKDLDKEKKKITVQVTRNGYRQKISIYDLLPGDIVHLAIGDQVPADGLFLSGFSLLIDESSLTGESEPINVTAENPFLLSGTKVRDGSCKMLITTVGMRTQWGKLMATLSEGGDDETPLQVKLNGVATIIGKIGLFFAVITFAVLVQGLYSRKLGEGSQWSWSMDDAQEMLEYFAIAVTIVVVAVPEGLPLAVTLSLAFAMKKMMNDKALVRHLAACETMGSATTICSDKTGTLTTNHMTVVKACICGKIIETESSKDGSNICSEVSNSALKILIQSIFNNTGGEIVKNEDGKIEILGTPTETALLEFGLLLGGNFQEERQSSRLVKVEPFNSTKKRMGVVIELPGKGLRAHCKGASEIILASCDSFLNSSGEVVPLDEASINHLNDTIDLFANEALRTLCLAYKDIGDEYPAETPIPFEGYTCIGIVGIKDPVRPGVKESVAICRSAGITVRMVTGDNINTAKAIARECGILTDDGVAIEGPVFRMQSEAELQQIIPKLQVMARSSPMDKHTLVKHLRTTFQEVVAVTGDGTNDAPALHEADIGLAMGIAGTEVAKESADVIILDDNFSTIVTVAKWGRSVYVNIQKFVQFQLTVNVVALIVNFSSACLTGSAPLTAVQLLWVNMIMDTLGALALATEPPNDDLMKRTPVGRKGNFISNVMWRNILGQSFYQFVVIWYLQTTGKALFHLDGSDADLILNTVIFNSFVFCQVFNEISSRDMEKINVFKGILDNYVFVAVLSSTALFQIIIVEFLGTFASTSPLTFHQWFTSVAIGFLGMPIAAAIKMIPVGSS
- the LOC101260132 gene encoding calcium-transporting ATPase 2, plasma membrane-type isoform X2; the protein is MILGVCAFVSLVVGIMTEGWPKGAHDGLGIVASILLVVFVTATSDYRQSLQFKDLDKEKKKITVQVTRNGYRQKISIYDLLPGDIVHLAIGDQVPADGLFLSGFSLLIDESSLTGESEPINVTAENPFLLSGTKVRDGSCKMLITTVGMRTQWGKLMATLSEGGDDETPLQVKLNGVATIIGKIGLFFAVITFAVLVQGLYSRKLGEGSQWSWSMDDAQEMLEYFAIAVTIVVVAVPEGLPLAVTLSLAFAMKKMMNDKALVRHLAACETMGSATTICSDKTGTLTTNHMTVVKACICGKIIETESSKDGSNICSEVSNSALKILIQSIFNNTGGEIVKNEDGKIEILGTPTETALLEFGLLLGGNFQEERQSSRLVKVEPFNSTKKRMGVVIELPGKGLRAHCKGASEIILASCDSFLNSSGEVVPLDEASINHLNDTIDLFANEALRTLCLAYKDIGDEYPAETPIPFEGYTCIGIVGIKDPVRPGVKESVAICRSAGITVRMVTGDNINTAKAIARECGILTDDGVAIEGPVFRMQSEAELQQIIPKLQVMARSSPMDKHTLVKHLRTTFQEVVAVTGDGTNDAPALHEADIGLAMGIAGTEVAKESADVIILDDNFSTIVTVAKWGRSVYVNIQKFVQFQLTVNVVALIVNFSSACLTGSAPLTAVQLLWVNMIMDTLGALALATEPPNDDLMKRTPVGRKGNFISNVMWRNILGQSFYQFVVIWYLQTTGKALFHLDGSDADLILNTVIFNSFVFCQVFNEISSRDMEKINVFKGILDNYVFVAVLSSTALFQIIIVEFLGTFASTSPLTFHQWFTSVAIGFLGMPIAAAIKMIPVGSS